From one Rosa rugosa chromosome 4, drRosRugo1.1, whole genome shotgun sequence genomic stretch:
- the LOC133744046 gene encoding pentatricopeptide repeat-containing protein At5g04810, chloroplastic — MSLRYLVSRQSVSKFTARLRSQYAAAYGFATVADPIPSSFRSATHHGGSKPLKNPSHPIPMWSFCRGIHSAQVVDSVDSEEEEEEEGGINEFLSRFVWIIRQKLNVAYPGCDKETVDGMLMVIVQRVVEEMEQGGFEQMLGERQGAAPSQDFSEDLWRTVWEVSNMVLDDMRKEARKEKMKGFLHAEEVKEMCRFAGEVGIRGDMLRELRFKWAREKMEETEFYESLELLREQEKAQEKGEEEGEVVQADEEACVTEVNPKVGSLPKRRGKIRYKIYGLDLSDPKWVEVVDRIHEAGEVICPQEPKPISGKCKLVTERILQSNEADDMSPLLAEWVELLQPSRIDWDNLLDQLKEQNTRLYFKVAELVLDEKSFQTNIRDYSMLIDAYAKENNVEDAERILKKMNENGFEPDILTTTILVHMYSKAGNLEGADQAFKTLKSQGFRPDMKVYNSMIKAYVNANQPKLGESLMREMESRDIKPTKEIYMALLQSFAQLGDVKGAERIVNTMIMAGFQPTLESCSVLVEAYGKAGDPDQARHNFDYIIKVGHKPDDKCTASMIAAYEKKNLLDKALDLLLQLEKDGFEPGVATYTVLVDWLGKLQLVSEAEQLLDKIAELGEAPPLQLHVSICDMYARAGFEKKALQALGVLEAKKEQLSLDDFETIIEGLMTGGFFQDAQRIRGVMEAQGFVASQQLQLHLVAKSFTLKRPSMR; from the exons ATGAGTCTGAGGTACTTAGTTTCCAGGCAATCAGTGTCAAAATTCACTGCTAGGCTTCGGTCTCAGTATGCCGCTGCGTATGGTTTCGCAACCGTTGCAGACCCAATACCCAGTTCATTTCGTTCTGCAACTCATCATGGTGGGTCTAAACCTCTCAAAAACCCTAGCCACCCAATACCCATGTGGTCGTTTTGTAGAGGCATTCACTCCGCTCAAGTGGTTGATTCGGTGGAttccgaggaggaggaggaggaagagggagGCATTAATGAGTTCTTGTCCCGATTCGTGTGGATTATACGGCAGAAGCTCAATGTGGCTTACCCGGGTTGCGATAAGGAAACTGTGGATGGGATGCTGATGGTTATTGTGCAGAGGGTTGTGGAGGAGATGGAGCAGGGCGGGTTTGAGCAGATGCTTGGCGAGAGGCAGGGTGCTGCTCCGTCGCAGGATTTTAGTGAGGATTTGTGGAGAACAGTGTGGGAGGTGAGCAATATGGTTTTGGATGACATGAGGAAGGAAGCGAGGAAGGAGAAAATGAAGGGGTTTCTGCATGCTGAGGAAGTCAAGGAGATGTGTAGGTTTGCTGGTGAAGTTGGTATCCGGGGGGATATGCTTAGGGAGCTCAGGTTCAAGTGGGCTCGCGAGAAGATGGAGGAGACTGAGTTTTATGAGAGCTTGGAGCTTCTTAGAGAACAAGAGAAAGCCCAAGAGAAAGGGGAGGAGGAAGGAGAGGTTGTGCAAGCTGATGAGGAGGCTTGTGTAACTGAGGTGAATCCTAAGGTTGGTTCTCTTCCCAAGAGGCGAGGGAAGATAAGGTACAAAATTTATGGGCTTGATCTCTCTGATCCGAAGTGGGTTGAAGTTGTTGATAGAATCCATGAGGCAGGGGAGGTCATTTGTCCCCAGGAACCGAAACCAATATCTGGGAAATGCAAGTTGGTTACTGAGAGAATTCTTCAATCAAATGAGGCAGATGACATGTCTCCACTTTTGGCTGAATGGGTAGAGTTGCTCCAACCTAGTAGGATTGATTGGGACAATTTGCTTGATCAATTGAAAGAGCAGAACACCAGGTTATACTTTAAG GTGGCAGAACTTGTATTGGATGAGAAATCTTTCCAGACGAACATCCGTGACTACTCCATGCTTATCGATGCTTATGCCAAGGAAAATAACGTAGAAGATGCTGAGAGAATTTTAAAGAAGATGAATGAAAATGGGTTTGAACCTGATATCTTAACAACCACTATTTTGGTTCACATGTACAGCAAGGCAGGCAATCTTGAAGGTGCCGACCAAGCATTTAAGACATTGAAGAGCCAGGGCTTCCGACCAGATATGAAGGTCTACAATTCCATGATCAAGGCATATGTAAATGCTAACCAACCGAAATTGGGGGAGTCATTGATGAGAGAGATGGAATCAAGAGACATCAAACCCACAAAAGAAATTTACATGGCATTGCTTCAATCATTTGCCCAACTTGGTGATGTGAAGGGAGCGGAACGAATTGTCAACACTATGATTATGGCAGGTTTTCAGCCAACTTTAGAATCTTGTTCAGTGCTTGTTGAGGCATATGGAAAAGCTGGTGACCCTGATCAGGCAAGGCACAACTTTGATTACATAATAAAAGTTGGGCACAAACCTGACGACAAGTGCACTGCAAGCATGATTGCAGcttatgaaaagaaaaatttacTCGATAAGGCACTGGATTTGTTGTTGCAGCTTGAAAAGGATGGCTTTGAGCCGGGAGTTGCTACTTACACAGTTCTTGTAGATTGGCTGGGAAAACTGCAGCTAGTTAGTGAGGCTGAACAGCTATTGGACAAAATTGCTGAGCTGGGTGAGGCTCCTCCATTGCAACTTCATGTAAGCATTTGCGATATGTATGCTAGGGCTGGATTTGAGAAAAAGGCACTACAAGCTTTGGGAGTTTTGGAGGCTAAGAAGGAGCAACTGAGTTTAGATGACTTTGAGACAATTATTGAGGGGCTTATGACTGGTGGATTTTTTCAGGATGCTCAGAGGATACGGGG